In Xanthomonas campestris pv. phormiicola, the DNA window GATAGCGACGGCGCCATCAGCAAGCAGGAAGCGCAGGTTAATGCAGGCCTCAGCCAGATCTTTGCGCAGGCCGATGCCGATCACAACGGCAAGCTGACCCCGGACGAATACAAGGCGTACGTCGCCAAACAGCAGCAGGGCGGCGCCGCCGCCGGCAGCAACGGTCAGTAACGCCGACGGCGGCAAGGCGCCACAGCCGGTACGCGCAGAGACGAGCGCGCGTGCCGGCCGCGGCGCGGAGACGACGTCGCGGCCCAATCGAACGTGACAATGCGTATGAGGAAGGGCGGCTTGTGCCGCCTTTCCGCTCTTGCGGTGCAACCGAGGAACCGACATGGCCGGACATCGGCGCGGCCATCCGCAGCGCCGCAAGGAGTAGGGTGTCCATTCGCCGTTGGATGGGGCCGCCCATGAGTTTTTCACGCTATTCGCTGCGTCTGTGCCTGGCGTCGTCGTTGGCGGCTGTTGCCGCAACCGGCATGGCCGCGCCGCAGCAGGATCCTGCCGCACCCGTCCTGCCCCTCCCTGTGCCGACACCCGCGCCCACCCCGGCGCCGGCCGCACTGCCGCCGTTGCCTGCGCCGCCGGCATCGACCTTGCCGGTGCCGGCAGCGCCGGCCAGCGACGCCGGCGCCGCGGCAGGCGCCCGCAGTTTCGCCGCGATGGACCTGGACCGCGACGGGCGCATCGGCCGCGCCGAAGCCGCGGCCGACCCGGTCCTGCGCGAAACCTTCGACACGTTCGACGCCGATGCCGATGGGGCGTTGTCGCGCGAGGAGTACGCGCATTACCAGCCCGGTCCCGGCGATCCTGCGGCGCAATAAGGGCCGCTGCTATGCTTGTGCGATGCCTACTCCTACCGCTCTGCGCTCCTCCGCCATCGCCCTGGTCGGCTTCGACGGCGACGACACCTTGTGGAAAAGCGAGGACTACTACCGCGACGCTGAAGCCGCGTTCGAAGCGATCCTCGGCCAGTACCTGGACCTGCGCGACGTCGCCACCCAGCAGCATCTGCTGACGGTGGAGCGGCGCAACCTGAAGGTGTTCGGCTACGGCGCCAAGGGCATGACCCTGTCGATGATCGAGGCGGCGATCGAGCTGACCGATGCGCGCATTTCCGCGCGCGATCTGCAGCGCATCGTCGAGATCGGCCGCGCCACGCTGCAGCATCCGGTGGAGGTGATCGCCGGTGTGCGCGAGGCGGTGGCCGCGATCGCCGCCGAGTTCGAGGTGGTGCTGATCACCAAGGGCGACCTGTTCCACCAGGAGGCCAAGATCGCCCAATCCGGGCTGGGCGAACTGTTT includes these proteins:
- a CDS encoding EF-hand domain-containing protein, producing MSFSRYSLRLCLASSLAAVAATGMAAPQQDPAAPVLPLPVPTPAPTPAPAALPPLPAPPASTLPVPAAPASDAGAAAGARSFAAMDLDRDGRIGRAEAAADPVLRETFDTFDADADGALSREEYAHYQPGPGDPAAQ
- a CDS encoding HAD family hydrolase translates to MPTPTALRSSAIALVGFDGDDTLWKSEDYYRDAEAAFEAILGQYLDLRDVATQQHLLTVERRNLKVFGYGAKGMTLSMIEAAIELTDARISARDLQRIVEIGRATLQHPVEVIAGVREAVAAIAAEFEVVLITKGDLFHQEAKIAQSGLGELFPRIEIVSEKDPKTYAKVLAEFGIGAERFAMIGNSLRSDVEPVIALGGWGIHTPYATTWAHEAEHGVSADEPRLREVATAAEWPQAVADLNRHAAAQDALPRG